A genomic window from Glycine soja cultivar W05 chromosome 10, ASM419377v2, whole genome shotgun sequence includes:
- the LOC114370140 gene encoding probable 2-oxoglutarate-dependent dioxygenase AOP1 codes for MGSEGKPMLPVLDFTIEDLKPGTNSWLSTCTSVRQAFEENGYFVAVYDKASIELQNGVFGSMKELFDLPTETKRRNIFEGMPLKGYVGQHPKIPLHESMGIDPGTTLEGIQSFAEKLWPHGNDQFCKYIFEYAKVAEVLNRMVVRMIFESYGLLEHYDTFIGSTNYLLRLLAHKALEQNEPQLGFVAHTDKSFTTILHQNHVNALMVETTNGNWIDVDFSSPTSFVVMAGDALMAWSNDRIKSPNHMVMMNGNETRYSLGLFAFYRGILKVPEELIDEEHPLQYKPFDHLALLNFTYSANMKAYCGV; via the exons ATGGGTTCTGAAGGAAAACCTATGCTTCCTGTTCTAGATTTCACCATAGAAGATTTGAAGCCAGGGACCAATTCCTGGTTATCAACATGCACAAGTGTGCGCCAAGCATTTGAGGAGAATGGTTACTTTGTTGCTGTGTATGATAAAGCTTCTATTGAGCTACAAAATGGTGTATTTGGCTCCATGAAGGAGCTGTTCGATCTCCCAACAGAAACCAAACGAAGAAACATATTTGAGGGCATGCCCTTGAAAGGCTACGTTGGACAGCACCCCAAGATTCCCCTCCACGAAAGCATGGGCATAGATCCGGGAACAACACTAGAGGGAATTCAAAGTTTCGCAGAAAAATTGTGGCCTCATGGAAATGATCAATTTTG taaatatatatttgaatatgcaaAGGTAGCTGAAGTATTGAATCGGATGGTGGTGAGAATGATATTTGAAAGTTATGGTCTTTTGGAGCACTATGACACATTCATAGGGTCTACAAATTATCTCCTTAGGCTTTTGGCACACAAAGCACTCGAACAGAATGAGCCTCAACTGGGTTTTGTGGCTCACACTGACAAAAGCTTCACAACTATtcttcatcaaaatcatgtcaaTGCACTCATGGTGGAGACAACGAACGGTAACTGGATTGATGTTGATTTCTCTTCACCTACTTCTTTTGTTGTAATGGCTGGTGATGCACTCATG GCTTGGAGCAACGACAGAATAAAGTCCCCTAATCATATGGTTATGATGAATGGGAATGAAACAAGGTACTCTCTAGGCCTGTTTGCCTTCTACAGAGGAATTCTGAAAGTACCTGAAGAGCTAATTGATGAAGAACATCCATTGCAATATAAGCCGTTTGATCATCTTGCATTACTAAACTTCACTTACAGTGCTAATATGAAAGCCTATTGTGGCGTGTGA
- the LOC114369444 gene encoding ras-related protein RABA4d: MMSNLYGEYNQKIDYVFKVVLIGDSAVGKTQLLARFAKNQFSVDSKATIGVEFQTKTLIIDNKTVKAQIWDTAGQERYRAVTSAYYRGAVGAMLVYDMTKRQSFDNMAKWLEELRGHADKNIVVMLIGNKCDLGTLRAVPTEDAEEFAQRENLFFMETSALESTNVETAFLTILTEIYRLISKKTLTANDDADPSGISGLLKGTKIIVPSQEINAGEKKGKGGCC, translated from the exons ATGATGTCGAACCTGTACGGCGAATACAACCAGAAGATCGACTACGTGTTCAAGGTGGTGCTGATCGGAGACTCTGCGGTGGGGAAGACGCAGCTCCTCGCTCGCTTCGCCAAGAACCAATTCAGCGTCGATTCCAAAGCCACCATCGGCGTTGAGTTTCAGACCAAAACGCTCATCATCGACAACAAGACCGTCAAGGCCCAAATATGGGACACCGCCGGCCAAGAAAG GTACAGGGCAGTTACTAGTGCATATTATCGCGGTGCTGTTGGAGCAATGTTAGTTTATGACATGACTAAACGCCAATCATTTGATAACATGGCAAAATGGTTAGAGGAACTGAGAGGCCATGCTGACAAAAACATTGTTGTGATGCTAATTGGCAACAAGTGTGATCTTGGAACTCTTAGAGCGGTGCCAACTGAAGACGCGGAGGAGTTTGCGCAAAGAGAGAACCTATTCTTTATGGAGACATCAGCACTTGAGTCCACTAATGTAGAAACTGCCTTTCTGACCATTCTAACTGAGATATACAGACTTATAAGCAAGAAAACACTTACTGCCAATGATGATGCAGATCCAAGTGGTATTTCAGGGCTTCTGAAGGGAACCAAGATAATTGTTCCTAGTCAAGAAATCAATGCTGGTGAAAAGAAGGGTAAGGGTGGCTGTTGTTGA